In Deinococcus maricopensis DSM 21211, one genomic interval encodes:
- a CDS encoding TetR/AcrR family transcriptional regulator, giving the protein MRDLDVSPYRAAISQRRERIHRVALNLFQQFGYHATTTLDIARAAYVSRGTFYKYFPSKAAVILAHVQPLIADLRRHVERLLHEGVAPPDVLDALCNQVSAASERERTLIAPLVQEVLATDAGDTFRRAATSPLMNVLNVVADALHERGLLREHVSPRQVSTAMMDSYLITVLRWNPDTSALSFRDAWRLNLDMLLHGALRRPPHA; this is encoded by the coding sequence ATGCGCGACCTGGACGTCTCCCCGTACCGAGCGGCCATCTCGCAACGCCGAGAACGCATTCACCGCGTTGCCCTGAACCTCTTCCAGCAGTTCGGTTACCACGCGACCACCACCCTGGACATCGCCCGCGCCGCGTACGTGTCCCGCGGAACGTTCTACAAGTACTTCCCGAGCAAAGCCGCCGTGATCCTCGCGCACGTGCAGCCGCTCATCGCCGACCTCCGCCGCCATGTAGAACGCCTGCTCCACGAGGGCGTCGCGCCGCCCGACGTGCTCGACGCCCTGTGCAACCAGGTATCCGCCGCGAGCGAACGCGAACGCACCCTGATCGCCCCGCTCGTGCAGGAAGTCCTCGCCACCGACGCCGGCGACACCTTCCGCCGCGCTGCCACTTCCCCCCTCATGAACGTCCTGAACGTCGTCGCCGACGCCCTCCACGAACGGGGACTGCTGCGAGAGCACGTCTCACCCCGCCAGGTCAGCACCGCCATGATGGACTCCTACCTCATCACGGTCCTGCGCTGGAACCCCGACACCAGCGCCCTGAGCTTCCGCGATGCGTGGCGCCTGAACCTCGACATGCTCCTGCACGGCGCCCTGCGCCGCCCCCCGCACGCCTGA
- a CDS encoding phage tail protein: MRLSAASYGSGLPAEGQLMSIAQNTALFSLLGTQYGGNGQTTFRLPDLRNAAPKSATGGVVRYYICTEGIYPSRD, from the coding sequence GTGCGCCTGAGCGCTGCCTCGTACGGTTCGGGTCTGCCCGCCGAAGGTCAGCTGATGAGCATCGCGCAGAACACCGCGCTGTTCTCGCTGCTGGGCACACAGTACGGCGGGAATGGGCAGACGACGTTCCGCCTGCCGGATCTGCGCAACGCCGCGCCGAAATCCGCCACGGGGGGCGTTGTGCGGTATTACATCTGCACGGAAGGCATCTACCCCAGCCGGGACTGA
- a CDS encoding FAD-binding dehydrogenase, with amino-acid sequence MTTDGADAIVVGAGLAGLVAAAELADAGRRVLLLDQEGEANLGGQAFWSFGGLFLVDSPEQRRLRVRDSRDLAWQDWVNTAGFDRAEDHWPRRWAEAYVDFAAGEKGPWLRGMGVQFFPVVGWAERGGALAGGPGNSVPRFHITWGTGPGVVAPFEWRVRAHALAGRIQLRFRHRVTGLSVTNGVVDGVHGEVLEPDGAARGERSSRVVVGEFAFGAGAVIVTSGGIGGNHDLVRRVWPTERLGPAPSFMVSGVPAHVDGAMQGVAERAGGHVINPDRMWHYTEGLRNHTPIWANHGIRILPGPSSLWLDPSGQRLPAPLFPGFDTLGTLAHITRQGFAHTWFLLNERIIEKEFALSGSEQNPDLTGRDVRGVLARALPGVGAPVRAFMERGPDFVVRDDLRALVRGMNDLIGDEAVQYEVVEREVRARDAQLINGFGKDAQLAAIRSARAYLGDRLVRVAKPHALLDPAAGPLIAVKLNILTRKSLGGLETDLQGRVLRAGGAVLPGLYAAGEVAGFGGGGMHGYRALEGTFLGGCLFSGRVAGRAAAAAVS; translated from the coding sequence ATGACGACGGACGGCGCGGACGCCATCGTGGTGGGGGCGGGGCTGGCGGGGTTGGTGGCCGCCGCGGAACTCGCGGATGCCGGGCGGCGGGTGCTGCTGCTCGATCAGGAGGGCGAGGCGAACCTGGGTGGCCAGGCGTTCTGGTCGTTCGGCGGGTTGTTCCTAGTGGATTCGCCGGAGCAGCGGCGCCTGCGCGTGCGTGATTCGCGGGACCTGGCGTGGCAGGACTGGGTGAACACGGCCGGGTTCGACCGGGCCGAGGACCACTGGCCGCGCCGCTGGGCGGAAGCGTACGTGGATTTCGCGGCGGGCGAGAAGGGCCCGTGGTTGCGCGGCATGGGCGTGCAGTTCTTCCCGGTGGTCGGGTGGGCGGAGCGTGGCGGCGCGCTCGCGGGCGGGCCGGGGAACAGCGTCCCGCGGTTTCACATTACGTGGGGGACGGGGCCGGGCGTGGTCGCGCCGTTCGAGTGGCGGGTGCGCGCGCACGCGCTGGCGGGCCGCATTCAGTTGCGGTTCCGGCACCGCGTGACGGGCCTGAGCGTCACGAACGGGGTCGTGGATGGCGTGCATGGGGAGGTGCTGGAGCCGGACGGTGCGGCGCGCGGAGAACGGAGTTCCCGGGTGGTCGTCGGTGAGTTCGCGTTCGGGGCGGGCGCCGTGATCGTCACGAGTGGCGGCATCGGCGGGAATCATGACCTGGTGCGCCGCGTGTGGCCTACGGAGCGGCTCGGGCCTGCGCCGTCGTTCATGGTGTCGGGCGTGCCGGCGCACGTGGACGGCGCGATGCAGGGCGTGGCCGAGCGGGCGGGCGGGCACGTCATCAACCCGGACCGCATGTGGCATTACACGGAGGGTCTGCGGAACCACACGCCGATCTGGGCGAACCACGGGATCCGCATTCTGCCCGGGCCTTCGTCGCTGTGGCTCGATCCGAGCGGGCAGCGGCTGCCCGCGCCGCTCTTCCCGGGGTTCGATACGTTGGGCACGCTGGCGCACATCACACGGCAGGGCTTCGCGCACACGTGGTTCCTGCTGAACGAGCGGATCATCGAGAAGGAGTTCGCGTTGTCCGGGTCGGAGCAGAACCCGGACCTGACGGGCCGGGACGTGCGGGGCGTGCTGGCGCGCGCGCTGCCGGGCGTGGGCGCGCCCGTGCGGGCGTTCATGGAGCGCGGGCCGGACTTCGTGGTCCGCGATGACCTGCGCGCGCTGGTGCGCGGCATGAACGACCTGATCGGCGATGAGGCCGTGCAGTATGAGGTGGTGGAGCGGGAGGTGCGCGCGCGTGACGCGCAGCTCATCAACGGGTTCGGGAAGGATGCGCAGCTGGCGGCGATTCGCTCGGCGCGGGCGTACCTGGGTGACAGGCTGGTCCGTGTGGCGAAACCGCACGCGCTGCTCGACCCGGCAGCGGGGCCCCTGATTGCGGTGAAGTTGAACATCCTGACGCGCAAGTCGCTGGGGGGCCTGGAGACGGACCTTCAGGGGCGGGTGCTGCGGGCGGGCGGGGCGGTGCTGCCGGGCCTGTACGCGGCAGGGGAGGTGGCGGGCTTTGGCGGGGGGGGGATGCACGGGTACCGTGCGCTGGAGGGCACCTTCCTGGGCGGGTGCCTGTTCAGTGGGCGCGTGGCGGGCCGCGCCGCGGCAGCGGCGGTGTCCTGA